The genomic region TCCCCGGCGGGTGCGCGATCGGCCCGCGACCGGTGGACCTCCACCTCGTCGGGCTGCGGCAGCTGGGGGCGACGTTCGACGTTCGGGGGGGGATGGTCCACGCCCACGCCCCGCGCCTGCGGGGGACCACGGTCTACCTCGACTACCCCTCGGTTGGCGCCACCGAGCAGCTCCTCCTCGCCGGCGCGCTGGCTCACGGGACGACGACGGTCGTCAACCCGGCCCGGGAGCCGGAGGTGGTCGACCTCGGCTGGCTCCTCTCGGCGATGGGAGCGGAGGTGACCTGGCACGAGGACCGGGTGACGGTGTGGGGACAGAGGACGCTCGGCGGGGCGACCCACCGCGTGATCCCGGACCGCATCGAGGCCGGGACGTACCTCCTCGCCGGGGCGATCACCCGCGGCGAGGTCACGGTGGAGGGCGCGCGCCCTGACCACCTCGATGCCCTCCTCGCCAAGCTCAGCGAAGCGGGGGCGCGGGTGGAGACGAACGGGGACCGGATCACGGTGGGGGTCGAGGGCCGGCCGGAGGCAGTGAACGTGCAGACCCTCCCCTACCCGGGGTTCCCGACAGACCTGCAGCCGCCGCTGATCGCGTTCCTCGCCACCGCTCGCGGCCGGTCCACGGCGCGGGAG from Candidatus Bipolaricaulis anaerobius harbors:
- the murA gene encoding UDP-N-acetylglucosamine 1-carboxyvinyltransferase, with translation MIGIEGGRPLRGTVRAAGAKNAALPAVMASLLTTEPVVLENVPHLLDVDAAVALAQAVGKEVTWQDSVILLRGGDELAPEAPAELVQRMRASFLALGPILARTGESRMPLPGGCAIGPRPVDLHLVGLRQLGATFDVRGGMVHAHAPRLRGTTVYLDYPSVGATEQLLLAGALAHGTTTVVNPAREPEVVDLGWLLSAMGAEVTWHEDRVTVWGQRTLGGATHRVIPDRIEAGTYLLAGAITRGEVTVEGARPDHLDALLAKLSEAGARVETNGDRITVGVEGRPEAVNVQTLPYPGFPTDLQPPLIAFLATARGRSTARETVFASRFNYVGALAQMGAQVQVSGDTVLTDGVETLHGAEVEATDIRAGAALILAALAADERTAIRGEMHIARGYADLPAKLRGLGAEVWATG